A region of Methanobacteriaceae archaeon DNA encodes the following proteins:
- a CDS encoding 50S ribosomal protein L31e — protein MERVYTIPLRNVKEIKRTIRAPRAIREVKNFLTKHMKAEEVKIDESINHAIWERGIQKIPSKITVKAVKDDDGVVTATLAE, from the coding sequence ATGGAAAGAGTTTACACAATTCCACTTAGAAACGTTAAAGAAATTAAAAGAACTATCAGAGCTCCTAGAGCTATCAGAGAAGTTAAAAATTTCTTAACTAAACACATGAAAGCTGAAGAAGTCAAAATTGACGAATCAATCAATCATGCTATTTGGGAAAGAGGTATCCAAAAAATACCTTCTAAAATTACTGTAAAAGCAGTTAAAGATGATGATGGTGTTGTAACAGCTACTTTAGCAGAATAG
- a CDS encoding 50S ribosomal protein L39e, translating into MSRNKPLAKKLRMAKANKQNRRIPIWAYAKTNRKLRYRPKPRHWRRNSLKL; encoded by the coding sequence ATGAGTAGAAATAAACCATTAGCTAAAAAATTAAGAATGGCAAAAGCAAACAAACAAAATAGGAGAATTCCAATCTGGGCTTATGCTAAAACTAACCGTAAACTTAGATACAGACCAAAACCTAGACATTGGAGAAGAAACAGTCTTAAATTATAA
- a CDS encoding DNA-binding protein: MSDLDEIRQKRMAELQAQQAAMQNQAQQQAMAQAQQQEAQAQFEAQKKQIIAQIMTSEARNRLSNLKLTKPELVNQIELQLIQSAQAGSLRGKVTDEQLKVLLRQIAGQKREIKITRK; this comes from the coding sequence ATGAGCGATTTAGATGAAATTCGTCAAAAAAGGATGGCTGAATTACAAGCTCAACAAGCTGCTATGCAGAATCAAGCACAACAACAAGCTATGGCTCAAGCACAACAGCAAGAAGCTCAAGCACAATTTGAAGCACAGAAAAAACAGATCATTGCTCAAATTATGACTTCTGAAGCTCGTAATAGGTTGTCTAATCTTAAATTAACCAAACCTGAACTTGTTAATCAAATTGAACTTCAATTGATTCAATCTGCTCAGGCTGGAAGTTTAAGAGGAAAAGTAACTGATGAACAGCTTAAAGTTCTTTTAAGACAAATTGCTGGTCAAAAAAGAGAAATTAAAATTACAAGGAAATAA
- a CDS encoding 30S ribosomal protein S19e: protein MTTVFDVPADLLIKKVADEFKNNDKINSPAWSNFVKTGVHKERKPEDADWWYVRTASIIRRVYMDGPVGVMSLRTFYGGKKDRGVRPEVFRKGSGSIIRTALHQLEDAGLVEKVEGGRVVTPAGRSFLDKISAEIIKDIPGLEKY, encoded by the coding sequence ATGACTACTGTATTTGATGTACCTGCAGATTTATTAATTAAAAAAGTCGCAGATGAATTTAAAAATAATGATAAGATCAATTCCCCTGCATGGTCCAATTTTGTTAAAACTGGTGTTCACAAAGAAAGAAAACCTGAAGACGCAGATTGGTGGTATGTAAGGACCGCTTCCATTATCAGAAGAGTATACATGGATGGTCCAGTGGGAGTTATGAGTTTAAGAACTTTCTACGGTGGTAAAAAAGACCGTGGCGTACGTCCTGAAGTATTTAGAAAAGGTAGTGGATCTATTATTAGAACCGCATTACACCAATTAGAAGATGCTGGACTCGTTGAGAAAGTTGAAGGTGGAAGAGTTGTTACTCCAGCAGGAAGATCATTCTTAGATAAAATTTCTGCTGAAATCATTAAAGATATTCCTGGTCTTGAAAAATACTAA
- a CDS encoding YhbY family RNA-binding protein, translating to MSQSKKEMMNRALSAMTINIGKNGLNDNVIEEIKRQLEANELVKLKFAKNIARDKDKFIDDIVSQTRAKLIDVRGHVAVIYKKKP from the coding sequence ATGAGTCAATCAAAAAAAGAAATGATGAATAGAGCTCTTTCCGCTATGACAATTAACATTGGTAAAAACGGTCTTAATGATAATGTTATTGAAGAAATTAAGCGCCAACTTGAAGCTAATGAACTTGTCAAACTTAAATTTGCAAAAAATATCGCTAGAGATAAAGATAAATTTATAGATGATATTGTTTCTCAAACCAGAGCTAAGCTCATTGATGTTAGAGGACATGTCGCTGTAATTTATAAAAAAAAGCCTTAA
- a CDS encoding ribonuclease P: protein MSRGKRPKWMIEIAKERMDILFTRAEMEFITHPERSNRYVELALKLSTKYNTKIPEKWSRRYCKNCKCFLSPGRNCTVRLVNSEVNLFCGECDHVMKIPYHKEQKNKRRAKYESIKKRNDE, encoded by the coding sequence TTGAGTAGAGGAAAACGACCAAAGTGGATGATAGAAATAGCTAAAGAAAGAATGGATATTCTTTTTACACGTGCTGAGATGGAATTCATCACCCATCCTGAGCGTTCCAACCGTTATGTGGAACTGGCATTGAAATTGTCTACTAAATATAATACTAAAATTCCTGAAAAATGGAGTAGAAGGTATTGTAAAAATTGTAAGTGCTTCCTCTCGCCTGGTCGCAATTGCACCGTCCGGCTAGTTAACTCTGAAGTTAACCTTTTTTGTGGTGAATGTGATCATGTAATGAAGATTCCTTATCATAAGGAACAAAAAAATAAAAGGAGAGCAAAATATGAGTCAATCAAAAAAAGAAATGATGAATAG